A genomic region of Chitinimonas arctica contains the following coding sequences:
- a CDS encoding MBL fold metallo-hydrolase: MHDIPQVEAFFDPATGTVSYVAYERQGGHAALIDPVLDFDIRSGRTTTVNADRMVAFVRGQDLQVDWILETHAHADHLSAAPYLQRQLGGRIAIGEHISTVQSTFRELFHLEPDFQTDGSQFDHLFRADESFSIGGLACHALFVPGHTPADLAYRIGDAVFVGDTLFMPDVGTARCDFPGGDAATLYQSVQSLLSLPDATRLFMCHDYPPGGRCAAWESTVGEQRRHNIHIHAGINQAAFVAMRQARDSGLAMPTLILPAIQVNIRAGQMPPAEANGKRYLKIPLDVF, from the coding sequence ATGCACGACATCCCCCAGGTTGAAGCTTTTTTTGACCCTGCCACCGGCACCGTCAGCTATGTGGCCTACGAACGGCAAGGCGGACATGCCGCCCTGATCGACCCGGTTCTCGATTTCGATATCCGCTCTGGCCGCACCACCACCGTCAATGCGGATCGTATGGTCGCCTTCGTGCGCGGCCAGGATTTGCAGGTGGACTGGATCCTGGAGACCCATGCGCATGCCGACCACCTATCCGCCGCGCCTTATCTACAGCGCCAACTGGGTGGCCGTATCGCCATCGGCGAGCATATCAGCACGGTACAAAGCACCTTTCGCGAACTCTTTCATCTGGAACCGGACTTTCAAACGGACGGCAGCCAGTTCGACCACCTGTTCCGCGCCGACGAAAGCTTCAGCATAGGCGGACTGGCCTGCCATGCGCTATTCGTACCCGGCCATACACCCGCCGACCTGGCTTATCGGATAGGTGATGCCGTTTTCGTCGGCGATACCTTGTTCATGCCCGATGTCGGCACCGCCCGCTGCGATTTTCCGGGGGGTGATGCTGCCACGCTCTATCAATCGGTGCAAAGCTTGTTGTCGCTGCCGGACGCCACCCGCTTGTTCATGTGCCACGACTATCCGCCCGGCGGCAGGTGCGCGGCATGGGAGAGCACCGTTGGCGAGCAGCGCAGACACAATATCCATATCCACGCGGGAATAAACCAAGCCGCGTTCGTGGCGATGCGCCAAGCCAGGGACAGCGGCCTCGCCATGCCGACGCTGATCCTGCCGGCCATCCAGGTCAATATCCGCGCCGGTCAAATGCCGCCGGCCGAAGCCAATGGCAAGCGTTATCTGAAAATCCCGCTGGATGTCTTTTAA